One window of Nocardia sp. NBC_00508 genomic DNA carries:
- a CDS encoding PIN domain-containing protein yields the protein MTAPSDRPHYLLDQSVMSRYWAKPVVKRKIDQLAVVGVLCACTVTMDEARFSARNAQDLKFITELYGSVFRWQVFDDEVEKQVALIRSALWKIGAGRGAQTTDVHIAAVALRHDATVVHNDTDFVTIQRAVPELKQLWVMPSEDVD from the coding sequence GTGACAGCGCCGAGCGATCGCCCCCACTATCTGCTCGACCAATCGGTGATGTCCCGCTACTGGGCGAAGCCCGTGGTCAAACGGAAGATCGACCAACTTGCGGTCGTCGGGGTCCTGTGCGCATGCACGGTGACCATGGACGAAGCGCGATTCAGCGCGCGCAACGCCCAGGATCTGAAGTTCATCACGGAGCTGTACGGCTCGGTGTTCCGGTGGCAGGTGTTCGACGACGAAGTCGAAAAGCAAGTCGCGCTGATCAGATCCGCCCTCTGGAAGATCGGCGCGGGCCGCGGGGCGCAAACCACGGACGTGCACATCGCCGCCGTTGCGCTGCGACACGATGCCACGGTTGTGCATAACGACACGGACTTCGTCACCATACAGCGCGCGGTTCCGGAGCTGAAACAACTATGGGTCATGCCCAGCGAGGATGTTGACTGA
- a CDS encoding NUDIX hydrolase yields MGRRDYENDPNAPQPNSLVPAASVVVVNVAGQILLQRRTDNGMWALPGGKMELGESLADCGIRETKEETGIDIQITGIIGTYTNPRHVFAYDDGEVRQEFSICLLGKAVGGELSVSDESHEVAWFSSAEIDSLPMVNSIRRRVNDWLSGKYPVIR; encoded by the coding sequence ATGGGACGACGTGACTACGAGAACGACCCGAACGCACCGCAGCCGAATAGCCTGGTACCGGCTGCCTCGGTAGTGGTAGTGAATGTGGCCGGACAAATCCTGCTACAACGGAGAACCGATAACGGAATGTGGGCCCTGCCGGGCGGCAAGATGGAATTAGGTGAGTCACTCGCCGATTGCGGTATACGTGAAACGAAAGAAGAGACCGGAATAGATATCCAGATAACGGGTATCATCGGTACTTACACAAACCCCCGCCATGTCTTCGCGTACGATGACGGTGAAGTCAGACAAGAATTCTCGATCTGCCTCCTCGGAAAGGCGGTCGGCGGAGAACTCAGCGTCTCCGACGAGTCTCATGAGGTTGCATGGTTCTCTTCGGCCGAGATCGACTCGCTGCCGATGGTCAACAGCATTCGACGCCGCGTAAACGATTGGCTTTCGGGAAAGTACCCCGTAATCAGATAG
- a CDS encoding ABC transporter family substrate-binding protein, whose amino-acid sequence MRIRSLTTRLAIAAVAIGLVASGCSSDDEGAPAGSAAEVGTINDINPHDVSELRDGGNLRLAISAFPANWNSLSNDGNDAETGGIERPMMPRAFRTNAAGELSVNTDYFTDVQLTKTAPQQVTYTINPKAVWSDGTPLTWEDIQSQANALSGADKAFLIANNSGFDRVEKVERGVDDRQAIITFKQHYAEWRGQFAGLTFLFPKSVTATPEAFNKSLVDGIVLTAGPFVVQSTDRAQGRIVLGRNPKWWGDTPKLDTITFSVLDSSAQLPALQNNEIDAAGLGTRDDSSTARNTPGIAIRRAPGNSWNHFTFNGAPGSILADQKLRVAVSKAIDRQGIVTAIQNGLVENPKPLNNHVYLQGQAGYQDNSLGFDPAAAAKELDDLGWKLVGNVREKDGRKLEIRDVMYQDDTWVQIAQIIQQNLAAVGVELTIETKPGKGYFTDVIQPGNFDVAQWTWVGDPFPLGSLNQIYGYNPNDLQGNYGRIGSPELNALIEQTVSELDPKKAMELANQVDRKVFEEGHSLPLMQSAGNVGVRADLANYGAAGLASLDYTKIGFLK is encoded by the coding sequence ATGCGGATCCGTTCACTGACCACACGACTGGCGATCGCCGCTGTCGCGATCGGATTGGTGGCCTCCGGGTGTAGTTCGGACGACGAGGGCGCCCCCGCGGGCTCGGCCGCCGAGGTCGGCACCATCAACGACATCAATCCGCACGATGTCAGCGAGCTACGCGATGGCGGCAACCTGCGTTTGGCGATCTCGGCGTTTCCCGCGAACTGGAACAGCTTGTCCAACGACGGGAACGACGCCGAGACCGGCGGGATCGAACGGCCGATGATGCCGCGCGCGTTCCGGACCAACGCGGCGGGCGAGCTTTCGGTCAACACCGACTACTTCACCGACGTCCAGCTGACCAAAACCGCGCCGCAACAGGTGACCTACACGATCAATCCCAAGGCCGTGTGGTCCGATGGCACCCCGCTCACCTGGGAAGACATCCAGTCCCAGGCCAACGCGCTCAGCGGCGCGGACAAGGCGTTCCTGATCGCCAACAACAGCGGGTTCGATCGGGTCGAGAAGGTCGAGCGCGGCGTCGACGACCGGCAGGCGATCATCACCTTCAAGCAGCACTACGCCGAATGGCGCGGCCAGTTCGCGGGCCTCACCTTCCTGTTCCCCAAGTCCGTCACCGCCACCCCTGAGGCGTTCAACAAGAGCCTCGTCGACGGCATCGTGCTGACCGCGGGACCGTTCGTCGTGCAGTCCACCGACCGAGCACAGGGAAGGATCGTGCTCGGCCGCAATCCGAAGTGGTGGGGTGACACCCCGAAACTCGACACGATCACCTTCAGCGTGCTCGATTCCTCCGCTCAGTTGCCCGCATTGCAGAACAACGAGATCGACGCGGCCGGGCTCGGCACCCGAGACGACTCGAGCACCGCGAGGAACACCCCGGGCATCGCCATCCGCCGGGCCCCGGGCAACAGCTGGAACCACTTCACCTTCAACGGCGCACCCGGTTCCATCCTCGCCGACCAGAAGCTGCGTGTGGCCGTCTCGAAGGCGATCGACCGGCAGGGCATCGTCACCGCCATCCAGAACGGCCTGGTGGAGAACCCGAAACCGCTGAACAACCACGTGTACCTCCAGGGCCAGGCGGGCTATCAGGACAACAGCCTCGGCTTCGACCCGGCAGCCGCGGCGAAGGAACTCGACGACCTGGGCTGGAAGCTGGTCGGCAACGTCCGCGAGAAGGACGGCCGCAAACTGGAGATCCGCGACGTCATGTACCAGGACGACACCTGGGTGCAGATCGCGCAGATCATCCAGCAGAACCTCGCCGCGGTCGGCGTCGAGCTGACCATCGAAACCAAGCCGGGCAAGGGTTACTTCACCGATGTGATCCAGCCGGGCAACTTCGATGTTGCGCAGTGGACCTGGGTGGGCGACCCGTTCCCCCTCGGCAGCCTCAACCAGATCTACGGCTACAACCCGAACGACCTGCAGGGCAACTACGGCCGGATCGGGTCGCCGGAACTGAACGCGTTGATCGAGCAGACCGTGTCCGAACTCGATCCGAAGAAGGCGATGGAACTCGCGAACCAGGTCGATCGCAAGGTGTTCGAAGAAGGCCACTCGCTGCCGCTGATGCAGTCCGCGGGCAACGTCGGGGTGCGTGCCGACTTGGCCAACTACGGGGCCGCCGGGCTCGCGTCTCTGGACTACACGAAAATCGGTTTCTTGAAGTGA
- a CDS encoding NAD(P)H-binding protein: MIVITGATGTIGSEIVRQLADRGVPVRAVTRDPGRAEVPAGVEVVRGDYTDLPSMAAAMSGADAAFIVGVLGPEYVEADRALVATARDAGVGRIVKLSAIGTGDTELGRVGTWHLPGEQAARESGVEWTILRPSSFASNTLSWAEAIRSGKPVPNMTADAAQGVIDPRDVSAVAVEVLVSAGHAGRVYNLTGPELRTTHDLAATMAALVGHPVEVIDIAEAEAREYMLASGMSAEYADGALAGQAYVRAGGNAIITGEVAEILGRARTYAEWAADHASAFVAGTSASTTRP; the protein is encoded by the coding sequence ATGATCGTGATCACCGGTGCCACCGGCACCATCGGAAGTGAAATCGTCCGTCAGCTCGCCGACCGTGGCGTGCCGGTTCGCGCCGTCACCAGGGACCCGGGTCGCGCCGAAGTCCCCGCGGGCGTCGAGGTGGTGCGGGGCGACTACACCGATCTGCCGTCCATGGCGGCAGCGATGAGCGGCGCGGACGCCGCGTTCATCGTCGGCGTCCTCGGCCCGGAATATGTGGAGGCCGACCGCGCGCTGGTCGCCACGGCGCGCGACGCGGGTGTGGGCCGCATCGTCAAGCTTTCCGCCATCGGCACCGGGGATACCGAGCTGGGCCGCGTCGGAACCTGGCATCTGCCCGGTGAGCAGGCCGCGCGCGAGAGTGGCGTCGAGTGGACCATCCTGCGGCCGAGTTCCTTTGCCTCCAACACGCTGAGCTGGGCCGAGGCCATCCGCTCCGGAAAGCCGGTGCCGAATATGACCGCCGACGCCGCCCAGGGTGTCATCGATCCCCGCGATGTCTCCGCGGTCGCTGTCGAGGTGCTGGTGTCCGCCGGCCACGCGGGCCGGGTCTACAACCTCACCGGGCCAGAGCTGCGCACTACCCACGACCTGGCCGCCACTATGGCCGCCCTCGTCGGCCATCCGGTCGAGGTCATCGACATCGCGGAAGCCGAAGCGCGCGAATACATGCTCGCGTCCGGAATGTCGGCCGAGTACGCGGACGGGGCGCTGGCGGGTCAGGCCTACGTGCGTGCGGGAGGCAACGCGATCATCACCGGTGAGGTGGCCGAGATCCTCGGGCGGGCCCGCACTTACGCCGAATGGGCAGCCGATCATGCGAGCGCTTTCGTGGCCGGAACGAGCGCGTCGACCACCCGCCCATAA
- a CDS encoding FadR/GntR family transcriptional regulator, whose product MALQPVVKRSVSADVFEQIAADVLSGELAPGATLPSERQLAEALGVSRPAVREALQRLAAAGLVSVRQGDATTVLDYRRGAGLEVLPRLLVQAGELEPAVARSILEARLHNGPKVAELAARRIGTTGADEVRALLDASVEALAAEQDPIAQQRHAMEFWDHVVDAADSIVFRLMFNMLRAAYEPALAALAPIMSAEVGNVGAYRELAAAIVAGRPQKAATTARALLEPATTALIEVLGGP is encoded by the coding sequence ATGGCGTTGCAACCTGTGGTCAAGCGGTCGGTGTCGGCGGATGTGTTCGAGCAGATCGCGGCGGATGTGCTCAGTGGGGAGCTGGCGCCTGGAGCGACGCTGCCCAGCGAGCGGCAGTTGGCGGAGGCCCTGGGAGTCTCGCGGCCCGCGGTGCGGGAGGCGCTGCAGCGGCTGGCGGCGGCCGGGCTGGTGTCCGTGCGGCAGGGGGACGCGACCACCGTGCTGGACTATCGGCGCGGGGCGGGGCTCGAGGTCCTGCCCAGGCTGCTCGTGCAGGCCGGGGAATTGGAGCCCGCCGTCGCCCGCAGCATTTTGGAGGCACGGCTGCACAACGGGCCGAAGGTTGCGGAGCTGGCGGCACGCCGGATCGGCACCACCGGCGCCGACGAGGTCCGCGCGCTACTCGACGCCTCTGTCGAAGCGCTTGCCGCCGAACAGGATCCGATCGCACAGCAACGGCATGCGATGGAGTTCTGGGATCACGTCGTGGACGCGGCCGATTCGATCGTGTTCCGGTTGATGTTCAACATGTTGCGCGCCGCCTATGAACCGGCGCTCGCGGCGCTGGCCCCGATCATGTCCGCCGAGGTGGGCAACGTCGGGGCATACCGCGAACTGGCCGCCGCCATCGTGGCGGGAAGGCCGCAGAAGGCCGCCACCACCGCTCGGGCGCTACTCGAGCCGGCGACCACCGCATTGATCGAGGTCCTCGGCGGACCCTGA
- a CDS encoding NUDIX domain-containing protein, with protein MPYPTEQRMSNRRDYYRDPNAPKANSLVPGGSAPIIDDTGAILMQRRADSGNWSLPSGTMEIGETLEQRVVRETREEPPLGLPSAGISERNQSRLTTLEANGFRSNCGR; from the coding sequence ATGCCGTATCCAACCGAGCAGAGAATGAGCAATCGACGCGACTACTATCGAGATCCCAACGCCCCGAAGGCAAACAGCCTGGTTCCTGGCGGCTCTGCCCCGATCATCGACGATACGGGCGCGATTCTCATGCAGCGCCGGGCCGATTCAGGCAACTGGTCCCTACCGAGCGGCACCATGGAGATCGGCGAGACTCTCGAACAGCGCGTAGTCCGCGAGACCAGGGAAGAACCGCCCCTTGGCCTACCCTCAGCTGGGATTTCTGAACGCAACCAGAGCCGGTTGACCACGCTGGAAGCCAACGGTTTCCGATCGAACTGCGGGAGGTAA
- a CDS encoding AraC family transcriptional regulator, producing MLRPPRVTTDLVESSELAPESLRPWLSELGRIPTVLDLSEPFAHVPQTSTTIVLRAEHDGPRDALVLGPQTKAIYSRANKPAGCVRLRLAPGAIPSLLGVPAADLTNRVVRLADLPGPAAHLATELVELEPDEVVPYLADELPRHAADDPAQRAYRRLLAAAVAAIADDDPVPVPELAARLSVSERQLRNLFTSGIGVSPKHFARIDRVRKVLSQARDTPWADIAAATGYYDQSHMAADFRSLMGVPPTSFLRGDVPAATPCSSPVGS from the coding sequence ATGCTGCGCCCGCCTCGCGTAACGACCGACCTGGTCGAATCGTCCGAGCTCGCGCCGGAGTCGCTGCGGCCGTGGCTGTCCGAACTCGGCCGGATCCCGACCGTGCTCGACCTGTCCGAACCGTTCGCACACGTTCCGCAGACGTCGACCACCATCGTGCTGCGCGCCGAACACGACGGCCCGCGCGATGCACTCGTGCTCGGGCCGCAGACCAAGGCGATCTACTCGCGGGCGAACAAACCGGCGGGCTGCGTCCGCCTGCGCCTGGCGCCCGGGGCCATCCCCTCGCTGCTCGGCGTCCCGGCCGCGGACCTCACCAATAGGGTCGTGCGGCTGGCGGATCTACCCGGCCCGGCCGCCCACCTCGCCACCGAGTTGGTCGAACTCGAACCCGACGAGGTAGTTCCCTATCTCGCGGACGAGCTGCCGCGCCACGCCGCCGACGATCCGGCCCAGCGCGCGTACCGCCGCCTGCTCGCCGCAGCGGTGGCCGCCATCGCCGACGACGACCCCGTTCCCGTCCCCGAGCTCGCCGCGCGACTGTCGGTCAGCGAACGCCAACTCCGCAACCTCTTCACCAGCGGAATCGGCGTCTCCCCCAAGCATTTCGCGCGCATTGATCGAGTCCGCAAGGTCTTGTCCCAGGCCAGAGACACCCCGTGGGCCGACATCGCGGCCGCCACCGGCTACTACGACCAATCCCACATGGCGGCCGACTTCCGCAGCCTGATGGGCGTTCCACCCACGTCATTTCTCCGAGGTGACGTACCGGCCGCTACCCCCTGCAGCAGCCCTGTTGGCTCCTGA
- a CDS encoding heavy-metal-associated domain-containing protein, whose amino-acid sequence MSTATTVTVTGMTCGGCAASVRDEISSVSGVGSVAVDLASGRVTVESAGPVERAELSAAIARAGYAVAD is encoded by the coding sequence ATGAGCACCGCCACCACCGTGACCGTCACCGGGATGACCTGCGGCGGCTGCGCCGCCTCGGTCCGGGACGAGATCAGCAGCGTCTCCGGCGTCGGCTCCGTCGCCGTCGACCTCGCCAGCGGCCGGGTTACCGTCGAGAGCGCTGGCCCGGTCGAGCGCGCCGAACTCTCGGCCGCGATAGCCCGAGCGGGCTACGCGGTCGCCGACTGA
- a CDS encoding heavy metal translocating P-type ATPase, whose protein sequence is MTTATQPPPSGLVELVIGGMTCASCAARIEKKLNKLDGVTATVNYATEKARVEVSGDVSPDDLIATVEQAGYTAALPALPKPQETAPTEDDPAAALRTRLLVSLVLSVPVVAMAMIPALQFTHWQWLSLTLAAPVVVWGALPFHRAAWTNLRHGTATMDTLVSMGTLAALGWSLYALFWGTAGIPGMTHPFEFTISRMDGTGSIYLEAAAGVTTFILAGRFFEARAKRRAGAALRALLELGAKEVSVLLPRASDGPGGGSVRNHAGPREHGSGYSGAERRIPVEQLIVGDRFVVRPGEKIATDGVVVEGASAVDASMLTGESVPVEVGPDDAVVGATVNVGGRIVVRATRIGSDTQLAQMAQLVEEAQTGKAQAQRLADRISGIFVPIVIALSVATLGFWLGTGGSVAAAFTAAVAVLIIACPCALGLATPTALMVGTGRGAQLGILIKGPEVLESTRRADTVVLDKTGTITTGRMTLLDVIPAAGEQVSRILELAGALEDSSEHPIAQAIAKGARERVGELKPVEDFANLEGLGVQGVVDGHAVVVGRARLLADWSQHLDDDLTRAMRAAETEGKTAVAVGWDGAARGVLVVADAVKPTSAEAISQLRALGLTPIMLTGDNQAAAEAIAAQVGIDEVIAEVLPQDKVNTVKRLQVEGKVVAMVGDGVNDAAALAQADLGLAMGTGTDVAIEASDLTLVRGDLRAAADAIRLSRRTLATIKGNLFWAFAYNVAAIPLAMAGLLNPMLAGAAMAFSSVFVVSNSLRLRSFRSTAR, encoded by the coding sequence ATGACCACCGCGACACAACCACCGCCCTCCGGGCTGGTAGAGCTGGTGATCGGTGGCATGACCTGCGCGTCCTGCGCCGCCCGCATCGAGAAGAAGCTGAACAAGCTCGACGGCGTCACCGCAACGGTGAACTACGCCACCGAGAAGGCGCGGGTCGAGGTCAGCGGCGACGTCTCGCCGGACGACCTGATCGCCACCGTCGAGCAGGCCGGTTACACCGCGGCGCTGCCCGCCCTGCCGAAACCGCAGGAAACCGCACCCACCGAGGATGATCCGGCGGCCGCGTTACGCACCCGCTTGCTGGTCTCGCTGGTGCTGTCGGTGCCGGTAGTCGCCATGGCGATGATCCCGGCTTTGCAGTTCACCCATTGGCAGTGGCTCTCGTTGACCCTCGCCGCGCCGGTCGTGGTGTGGGGCGCGCTGCCGTTCCACCGTGCGGCGTGGACCAACCTGCGCCACGGCACCGCGACCATGGACACCCTGGTGTCGATGGGGACGCTCGCCGCGCTGGGCTGGTCGCTGTACGCGCTGTTCTGGGGGACCGCGGGTATCCCGGGAATGACCCACCCGTTCGAGTTCACCATTTCTCGGATGGACGGCACCGGCAGCATCTACCTGGAGGCCGCGGCCGGCGTCACCACGTTCATCCTGGCCGGGCGCTTCTTCGAGGCACGCGCCAAGCGGCGCGCGGGTGCGGCACTGCGTGCCCTGCTCGAGCTGGGCGCGAAAGAGGTCTCGGTGCTGCTGCCCCGTGCCAGCGACGGGCCCGGCGGAGGCAGCGTGCGCAACCACGCAGGGCCCCGGGAGCACGGCAGTGGATACAGCGGGGCTGAGCGGCGGATTCCGGTGGAACAGCTGATCGTCGGTGATCGGTTCGTGGTGCGCCCGGGTGAGAAGATCGCCACCGACGGCGTCGTGGTGGAGGGCGCCTCGGCCGTCGACGCCTCGATGCTCACCGGCGAGTCGGTGCCGGTGGAGGTCGGTCCCGATGACGCGGTGGTCGGCGCCACCGTGAACGTCGGCGGCCGGATCGTGGTGCGCGCCACGCGGATCGGGTCCGATACCCAGCTGGCGCAGATGGCGCAGTTGGTCGAAGAAGCGCAGACCGGTAAGGCGCAGGCCCAGCGGCTGGCCGATCGAATCTCCGGCATCTTCGTGCCGATCGTGATCGCGTTGTCGGTCGCGACGCTCGGATTCTGGCTCGGCACCGGCGGATCCGTAGCGGCCGCGTTCACCGCCGCGGTGGCGGTGCTGATCATCGCCTGCCCGTGCGCGCTCGGGCTGGCCACGCCGACCGCGCTGATGGTCGGCACGGGGCGCGGCGCACAGCTGGGCATCTTGATCAAAGGCCCCGAGGTGCTGGAATCGACTCGGCGGGCGGACACGGTGGTGCTGGACAAGACCGGCACCATCACCACGGGCCGGATGACCCTGCTCGACGTCATACCCGCCGCGGGCGAGCAGGTCTCGAGGATCTTGGAACTGGCTGGAGCGCTGGAGGATTCGTCCGAGCACCCGATCGCGCAGGCCATCGCCAAGGGCGCCCGTGAGCGGGTGGGCGAGCTGAAGCCCGTCGAGGACTTCGCGAACCTCGAGGGCCTCGGCGTACAGGGTGTGGTGGACGGTCACGCCGTGGTGGTCGGCCGGGCCCGGCTCCTCGCCGACTGGTCACAGCACTTGGACGACGACCTGACGCGGGCGATGCGGGCGGCCGAGACCGAGGGCAAGACTGCCGTCGCCGTGGGCTGGGACGGCGCGGCGCGCGGCGTGCTGGTGGTCGCGGATGCGGTGAAACCGACCTCCGCCGAAGCGATTTCCCAGCTGCGCGCACTCGGCCTCACCCCGATCATGCTGACCGGCGACAACCAGGCCGCCGCGGAAGCGATCGCCGCGCAGGTGGGCATCGACGAGGTGATCGCCGAGGTGCTGCCGCAGGACAAAGTGAACACCGTCAAGCGCTTACAAGTCGAGGGCAAGGTGGTCGCCATGGTGGGCGACGGCGTGAACGACGCCGCGGCGCTGGCCCAGGCCGACCTCGGCCTGGCCATGGGCACCGGCACCGACGTGGCCATCGAGGCGAGCGATCTGACCCTGGTCCGCGGCGACCTGCGGGCGGCGGCGGACGCGATCCGGCTCTCACGCCGGACACTCGCGACCATCAAGGGCAATCTGTTCTGGGCGTTCGCCTACAACGTGGCCGCGATCCCACTGGCCATGGCGGGCCTGCTGAATCCGATGCTCGCGGGCGCCGCCATGGCGTTCTCCTCCGTCTTCGTGGTCAGCAACAGCCTGCGCTTGCGGAGCTTCCGCTCGACGGCGCGATAA
- a CDS encoding helix-turn-helix domain-containing protein — MNEALRQAMAKAGVTGQQLAEKCDVDVKTVNRWVSNPTRIPHARHRWMVCKALGVEEADLWPSAVRVTLKTGPDREIVQVFPYRSAAPASLWRTLVSNARRELTFAGYTNYFLWLEHANFGNILKRKAANGCRVRFLIGDPKSETTRERESEENVPLTLSTRIAVTTGELQKLRGLGNLEARFETGHVNLSVFRFDNDMIVTPILARRVGHDSPMLHIRREQNDGMFDRFNDHVEELWSRGVSIWEDGHHGTT, encoded by the coding sequence GTGAATGAAGCCCTCCGGCAAGCGATGGCGAAAGCCGGTGTCACAGGCCAACAACTTGCCGAAAAATGCGATGTCGATGTCAAGACAGTTAATCGGTGGGTGTCGAACCCTACGCGCATCCCTCATGCGCGGCACCGGTGGATGGTATGCAAAGCCCTAGGAGTAGAGGAGGCTGATTTGTGGCCTTCAGCAGTACGAGTGACACTCAAGACCGGACCTGACCGTGAAATTGTTCAAGTATTCCCCTATCGTTCGGCGGCTCCGGCATCGTTGTGGCGGACATTGGTTTCCAACGCCCGACGTGAACTCACTTTCGCGGGGTACACTAATTATTTTCTCTGGCTGGAACATGCAAACTTCGGAAATATCCTGAAAAGGAAAGCAGCGAACGGATGCCGAGTTCGATTCTTGATAGGAGACCCGAAGAGCGAGACCACCCGCGAAAGAGAGAGTGAAGAAAACGTTCCACTGACCCTGTCTACGCGCATCGCCGTTACCACTGGCGAACTACAGAAGCTGCGGGGGCTCGGCAACCTCGAAGCTAGATTCGAGACAGGCCATGTCAACTTGTCGGTATTCCGTTTCGACAACGACATGATCGTTACTCCCATCCTGGCTAGAAGGGTGGGCCACGATTCCCCGATGCTGCATATCCGCCGCGAACAGAACGACGGAATGTTCGATCGGTTCAATGACCACGTCGAAGAGCTATGGTCGCGTGGTGTCAGTATCTGGGAGGATGGGCATCATGGGACGACGTGA
- a CDS encoding type II toxin-antitoxin system VapB family antitoxin — protein sequence MATTVEIPDEILAEAMRLTGLTTKKAVINLAMSELVQGYRQRAALNRLKRMDHNPFLTEEELADVTAADNQ from the coding sequence ATGGCGACTACGGTAGAGATTCCGGACGAGATCCTTGCCGAAGCTATGCGGCTGACCGGCCTCACCACCAAGAAGGCCGTCATCAACCTCGCCATGTCGGAACTAGTGCAGGGATACCGACAGCGCGCGGCCTTGAACCGGCTGAAGCGAATGGACCACAACCCCTTCCTTACCGAGGAGGAGCTCGCTGACGTCACCGCGGCGGACAACCAGTGA
- a CDS encoding sterol desaturase family protein has protein sequence MTKSKASEPDTADAEARAKVRRDERALRRGLSLGQAFREFLRHPSPWMIATTLVVAVIGRIVAGDWQPSDLLVPAVMLAVFPVFEWIVHVTVLHWRPRRLGPIALDSELARKHREHHVDPRNIPLIFIPTKTLSVLVVVLIALAAFAFPRLGLGLTFLITITLLGLGYEWTHYLVHTDYKPKGSLYRAVWRNHRHHHYKNEHYWFTVTTSGTADRLFGTYPDPATTESSPTARNLHSA, from the coding sequence ATGACGAAATCCAAGGCATCCGAACCGGATACGGCCGACGCGGAGGCGCGGGCGAAGGTCCGCCGAGACGAGCGGGCGCTGCGCCGCGGACTGTCTCTCGGCCAAGCGTTCCGCGAATTCCTCCGGCATCCCTCGCCGTGGATGATCGCGACCACGCTGGTGGTCGCGGTGATCGGCCGGATCGTCGCCGGCGACTGGCAACCGTCCGACCTGCTCGTGCCCGCCGTGATGCTGGCGGTCTTCCCGGTCTTCGAGTGGATCGTGCACGTCACCGTGCTGCACTGGCGGCCGCGGCGGCTCGGCCCGATCGCCCTCGACAGCGAGCTCGCGCGCAAACACCGCGAACACCATGTGGATCCGCGCAATATCCCGCTGATCTTCATCCCGACGAAAACTCTATCGGTGCTGGTCGTCGTACTGATCGCCCTGGCCGCGTTCGCCTTCCCGCGGCTCGGCCTCGGCCTGACCTTCCTGATCACCATCACGCTGCTCGGGCTCGGTTACGAGTGGACGCACTATCTGGTCCACACCGACTACAAACCGAAAGGCTCGCTCTACCGCGCGGTCTGGCGCAACCACCGCCACCACCACTACAAGAACGAGCACTACTGGTTCACCGTCACCACCTCCGGCACCGCTGATCGCCTCTTCGGCACCTACCCCGACCCGGCGACGACGGAGAGCTCCCCCACCGCCCGCAACCTGCACTCGGCCTGA